A window of the Rhizobium brockwellii genome harbors these coding sequences:
- a CDS encoding type II toxin-antitoxin system VapC family toxin — MIVLDTNVISEFAKPLPSEKVKAWILRQDGSRIWLCTVGLMEQIYGAERVFLKTGSDRFFRAIENLVKGQFRDRIAGWDLETAMATGRLRAKRESIGRPISVQDAMIAAICLANGATLATRNTRDFEGLDLKLVNPFEDG, encoded by the coding sequence ATGATCGTTCTCGATACGAATGTGATTTCCGAGTTCGCCAAGCCATTGCCGAGTGAAAAGGTGAAGGCTTGGATATTGCGGCAGGATGGCTCGAGAATTTGGCTTTGCACGGTTGGCTTGATGGAGCAGATTTACGGAGCCGAAAGGGTTTTCTTGAAGACAGGATCAGACCGCTTCTTTCGCGCGATCGAGAATTTGGTGAAAGGCCAGTTTCGCGATCGTATCGCCGGCTGGGATTTGGAAACGGCCATGGCAACCGGTCGCTTGCGGGCGAAACGCGAAAGCATAGGGCGGCCGATTTCTGTCCAGGATGCCATGATTGCCGCGATCTGCCTTGCAAACGGCGCGACGCTTGCGACCCGCAACACCAGAGATTTCGAAGGGCTTGATCTCAAGCTCGTAAACCCGTTTGAAGACGGTTGA
- the def gene encoding peptide deformylase: protein MTIKPLIILPDPVLRQLSKPIERVDSDLQRLADDMLETMYDAPGIGLAAIQIGVPRRMLVIDIAREGEEKQPQVFINPEIVKSSDERSVYEEGCLSIPDYYAEVERPAVVSVKYLDRNGKEQTVEADGLLATCLQHEIDHLNGVLFIDYISRLKREMVIKKFTKAAKSKAI from the coding sequence ATGACCATCAAGCCACTCATCATTCTTCCCGATCCCGTTCTCCGCCAGCTGTCCAAGCCGATCGAGCGGGTGGATTCCGACCTGCAGCGTCTTGCCGACGATATGCTGGAAACCATGTATGACGCGCCGGGCATCGGCCTTGCCGCGATTCAGATCGGCGTGCCGCGCCGTATGCTCGTCATCGACATCGCCCGCGAGGGTGAGGAAAAGCAGCCGCAGGTCTTCATCAATCCTGAGATCGTCAAATCCTCCGACGAGCGCTCCGTCTATGAGGAAGGCTGTCTTTCGATTCCAGATTATTATGCCGAGGTCGAGCGCCCGGCTGTCGTCTCGGTCAAATATCTCGACCGCAACGGCAAGGAACAGACCGTGGAAGCCGACGGCCTGCTCGCCACCTGCCTGCAGCACGAGATCGACCACCTGAACGGCGTGCTGTTCATCGATTACATCTCGCGGCTGAAGCGGGAGATGGTCATCAAGAAATTCACCAAGGCGGCCAAGTCGAAGGCGATCTGA
- a CDS encoding LOG family protein — translation MAKGRNGGSRRKDGVWDPLKSSSTDKQRAEAVPKTPQTMSPAYRLAYVDQDFLCREELRPIRLQLELMKPEMMLTERGIKSTVVMFGGARIPAPGQSAWAARNDIQRVNLEAASVYYDEARKFSRLCSRYSATFNFHEYVIVTGGGPGVMEAGNRGAADEGAPSIGLNIVLPHEQAPNAYVTPELSFNFHYFAIRKMHFMVRAKAIAVFPGGFGTLDEFFECLTLIQTGRMERLPLILFGETFWRSIINFEALAEFGTIAPDDVKLISFVDTAEAAWKIVQDFYEHRE, via the coding sequence ATGGCGAAGGGACGAAACGGCGGATCGCGGCGCAAGGACGGCGTATGGGACCCGCTGAAGAGCAGCTCGACCGACAAGCAGCGCGCCGAGGCCGTGCCGAAGACGCCGCAGACGATGTCGCCTGCCTACCGCCTTGCCTATGTCGATCAGGATTTCCTCTGCCGCGAGGAGCTGCGGCCGATCCGCCTCCAGCTGGAACTGATGAAGCCGGAGATGATGCTGACCGAACGCGGCATTAAATCAACAGTCGTCATGTTCGGCGGCGCCCGCATTCCCGCCCCCGGCCAGAGCGCCTGGGCGGCCCGCAACGACATCCAGCGCGTCAACCTGGAGGCGGCCTCGGTTTATTATGATGAGGCGCGCAAATTCTCCCGGCTCTGCTCGAGATATTCGGCCACCTTCAATTTCCACGAATATGTCATCGTCACCGGCGGCGGCCCCGGCGTGATGGAGGCCGGCAATCGCGGCGCGGCCGACGAGGGCGCCCCTTCGATCGGCCTCAACATCGTGCTGCCGCACGAGCAGGCGCCGAACGCCTATGTGACGCCGGAGCTCAGCTTCAACTTCCACTATTTCGCCATCCGCAAGATGCATTTCATGGTGCGCGCCAAGGCGATCGCGGTCTTTCCCGGCGGCTTCGGCACGCTCGACGAATTCTTCGAGTGCCTGACGCTGATCCAGACCGGCCGCATGGAGCGCCTGCCGCTAATCCTCTTCGGCGAGACCTTCTGGAGGAGCATCATCAATTTCGAGGCATTGGCCGAATTCGGCACGATCGCGCCCGACGACGTCAAGCTGATCAGCTTCGTCGATACGGCAGAAGCCGCTTGGAAGATCGTCCAGGATTTCTACGAACACCGCGAATAG
- the dapD gene encoding 2,3,4,5-tetrahydropyridine-2,6-dicarboxylate N-succinyltransferase, with protein MSATDLASLEKIIESAFDNRDNVNTSTKGEVRDAVEAALDLLDAGKARVAERSADGAWTVNQWLKKAVLLSFRLNDMDVVKGGSGNSTWWDKVPSKFENWGENHFRAAGFRAVPNCVVRRSAYIAPNAILMPSFVNLGAYVGEGTMVDTWATVGSCAQIGKHVHLSGGVGIGGVLEPMQAGPTIIEDNCFIGARSEVVEGCIIREGSVLGMGVFIGKSTKIVDRATGEVSYGEVPPYSVVVAGSMPSGNATMGNGQPAPHLYCAVIVKRVDEKTRSKTGINELLRD; from the coding sequence ATGAGCGCCACCGACCTCGCATCCCTCGAAAAGATCATCGAATCCGCCTTCGACAATCGCGACAATGTGAACACGTCGACGAAGGGCGAGGTTCGCGATGCGGTCGAAGCCGCGCTCGATCTGCTCGATGCCGGCAAGGCCCGTGTCGCCGAACGCTCCGCCGACGGCGCCTGGACGGTCAATCAGTGGCTGAAGAAGGCCGTGCTCTTGTCCTTCCGCCTCAACGACATGGACGTGGTGAAGGGCGGCTCGGGCAACTCGACCTGGTGGGACAAGGTTCCCTCGAAGTTCGAAAACTGGGGCGAGAACCATTTCCGCGCCGCCGGCTTCCGCGCCGTGCCGAACTGCGTCGTGCGCCGCTCGGCCTATATCGCCCCGAACGCGATCCTGATGCCCTCCTTCGTCAATCTCGGCGCCTATGTCGGCGAAGGCACGATGGTCGATACCTGGGCGACGGTCGGCTCCTGTGCGCAGATCGGCAAGCACGTGCATCTCTCCGGCGGTGTCGGCATCGGCGGCGTGTTGGAGCCGATGCAGGCCGGCCCGACGATCATCGAGGACAATTGCTTCATCGGCGCCCGTTCCGAGGTGGTCGAAGGCTGCATCATCCGCGAAGGCTCGGTGCTCGGCATGGGCGTCTTTATCGGCAAGTCGACCAAGATCGTCGACCGCGCCACCGGCGAGGTGAGCTACGGCGAAGTGCCGCCCTATTCCGTCGTCGTCGCCGGATCGATGCCGTCGGGCAATGCGACGATGGGCAACGGCCAGCCGGCGCCACATCTCTACTGCGCCGTCATCGTCAAGCGCGTCGATGAGAAGACCCGCTCGAAGACCGGCATCAACGAGCTGCTCAGAGATTGA
- a CDS encoding plasmid stabilization protein, which produces MGDFLIRNISEAMKRDIAESAQRSGNSLSDEAKELLRDALKRKTEAKPETLSAYEAIRAAFVSENAVDDEFAAIMDEIEAARKKDFGRPFEDFE; this is translated from the coding sequence ATGGGTGACTTTCTGATCAGAAACATTTCCGAAGCAATGAAACGAGACATTGCGGAATCGGCGCAGCGGAGCGGAAACAGCCTTTCCGACGAGGCCAAGGAGCTTTTGCGGGACGCGCTGAAAAGAAAAACCGAAGCAAAGCCCGAGACTTTGTCGGCGTATGAAGCAATACGCGCCGCTTTCGTCAGCGAAAACGCAGTTGACGATGAATTCGCTGCAATCATGGACGAAATCGAGGCCGCGCGGAAAAAGGATTTCGGCCGGCCGTTCGAGGATTTCGAATGA
- a CDS encoding globin-coupled sensor protein — MTAQQTDNALRQRLDFIELDEAARKSMRDLRPVISELIGGALDKFYAKIAKTPAVAGFFADKNHVGHAKRRQQDHWANLAGGAFDESYVNGVTAVGRTHARIGLEPRWYIGGYAIVMSELVKGIMEKQWPSIFARQQGKQLAEKLSAVIKAGMLDMDYSISVYLETLEAKRRALEEQRAQAESDQAIALEQLRRGLEALSNGDLEATLPSDLPGNFRQMAEDYNRAVSALRQSFASVRETSGHIMSGADVISNATNDLALRTAQQAAGVEESSAALQQLSVSVGQTAANAERASDAVRETQEKAKNSGELVTSAVSAMAGIEKSSTGISKIIGVIDEIAFQTNLLALNAGVEAARAGDAGKGFAVVAQEVRQLAQRTAEAAKEIKNLISQSSTQVNQGVGIVSSTGEALNDMISRIDIINRFVADIAAAARDQATGVNEVSLAVRNMGAITQQNSDMVEHSSAETRRLKDEVETLIELLQHFRARPEGRSATSARRAA, encoded by the coding sequence ATGACCGCCCAGCAGACCGACAATGCCCTCAGGCAGCGCCTCGATTTCATCGAACTGGATGAGGCAGCGCGCAAGTCAATGCGGGATCTGCGCCCTGTCATATCAGAGCTGATCGGCGGCGCACTCGACAAATTCTACGCCAAGATCGCCAAGACCCCCGCTGTCGCAGGCTTCTTCGCCGACAAGAACCATGTCGGCCATGCCAAGAGGCGCCAGCAGGATCATTGGGCCAATCTCGCGGGCGGCGCGTTCGACGAGAGCTATGTCAACGGCGTGACCGCGGTCGGCCGGACGCACGCCCGCATCGGGCTGGAGCCGCGCTGGTATATTGGCGGTTACGCCATCGTCATGTCCGAGCTCGTCAAAGGCATCATGGAGAAGCAGTGGCCGTCGATCTTTGCGCGCCAGCAAGGCAAGCAGTTGGCCGAGAAGCTGTCGGCCGTCATCAAGGCCGGCATGCTCGACATGGACTATTCCATCTCGGTCTATCTCGAGACGCTCGAAGCAAAGCGCCGTGCCTTGGAAGAGCAGCGTGCCCAGGCCGAATCCGATCAGGCGATCGCGCTGGAGCAACTGCGCCGCGGTCTGGAAGCGCTGTCGAACGGCGATCTCGAAGCCACCCTGCCGTCTGACCTGCCGGGCAATTTCCGGCAGATGGCCGAGGACTACAACCGCGCCGTCAGCGCCCTTCGCCAGTCCTTCGCCTCCGTGCGCGAGACCTCGGGCCATATCATGAGCGGCGCCGACGTCATTTCCAATGCGACCAACGATCTGGCGCTGCGCACCGCCCAGCAGGCGGCAGGCGTCGAGGAGAGTTCGGCCGCCCTGCAGCAGCTGTCCGTCAGCGTCGGCCAGACGGCCGCCAATGCCGAGAGGGCTTCGGACGCCGTGCGCGAGACGCAAGAGAAGGCGAAGAACTCCGGCGAACTCGTCACCAGCGCCGTCTCGGCGATGGCCGGCATCGAGAAGTCCTCGACGGGGATCTCCAAGATCATCGGCGTCATCGATGAGATCGCCTTCCAGACCAATCTGCTGGCGCTGAACGCCGGTGTCGAGGCGGCGCGTGCCGGTGATGCCGGCAAGGGTTTTGCCGTCGTCGCCCAGGAAGTCCGCCAGCTCGCCCAGCGCACCGCGGAAGCGGCCAAGGAGATCAAGAACCTGATCTCGCAGAGCTCGACCCAGGTCAATCAGGGCGTCGGCATCGTTTCCAGCACCGGCGAGGCGCTGAACGACATGATCAGCCGCATCGATATCATCAACCGTTTCGTCGCCGATATCGCCGCCGCTGCCCGCGATCAGGCAACCGGTGTCAACGAAGTCAGCCTCGCCGTCCGCAACATGGGTGCGATCACCCAGCAGAATTCGGACATGGTCGAGCACTCTTCGGCGGAAACCCGCCGGCTCAAGGACGAGGTGGAGACCCTGATCGAGCTGCTGCAGCACTTCCGTGCCCGACCGGAGGGCCGTTCCGCCACCAGTGCCCGCCGGGCGGCCTGA
- a CDS encoding EF-hand domain-containing protein produces the protein MYRNKLILAALSSTLIFGAAAGAGYAAPGDGPRQHPGRHGPMHGPGPAAFREITYVRMLKQFDTNKDGQISKDEATAGIDKIFAAIDSNKDGSLTPGEIGAYQKAQMQAMRDQRKQDASNNKDAKTADATPDNNDQGQPPQGDHEGRDGHRWMRHGGNIMRASVMMHRVDTDQNGQISKQEAEAGMDKLFTRMDRNKDGVISIDDMPDRPLL, from the coding sequence ATGTACCGCAACAAGCTGATACTGGCAGCGCTTTCCTCCACCCTCATCTTCGGCGCAGCCGCCGGAGCCGGCTATGCAGCGCCCGGTGACGGGCCGCGTCAGCACCCCGGCAGGCACGGTCCCATGCACGGTCCGGGGCCTGCCGCCTTCCGCGAAATCACGTATGTCAGAATGCTCAAGCAGTTCGACACCAACAAGGACGGACAGATCTCCAAGGACGAGGCGACCGCCGGCATCGACAAGATCTTCGCTGCGATCGACTCCAACAAGGACGGCTCGCTGACCCCAGGCGAAATCGGCGCATACCAGAAAGCGCAGATGCAGGCGATGAGAGATCAGCGCAAGCAGGATGCCAGCAATAACAAGGATGCGAAGACCGCAGACGCGACGCCTGATAATAACGACCAGGGCCAGCCGCCTCAGGGTGATCACGAGGGTCGTGACGGACATCGCTGGATGCGCCATGGCGGCAACATCATGCGTGCCTCGGTGATGATGCACCGGGTCGACACCGACCAGAACGGCCAGATTTCCAAACAGGAAGCTGAAGCCGGCATGGACAAGCTGTTCACTCGGATGGACCGCAACAAGGACGGCGTCATCTCGATCGACGACATGCCGGACCGGCCACTTCTGTAA
- a CDS encoding DNA recombination protein RmuC codes for MTVHSESLALSLASISPAMLALVGGVLAALALLVIVLLLRGAGLGREQAEEANFRAEENEARMGELLKIQAEMQGRIAAMTEVFGARQSELNQTISQRLDGMSQRVSSTITEQTKSTHENLQRLQERLAVIDAAQNNIQTLAKDVVGLQAILSNKQTRGAFGQSRMETIVADGLPMGAYAFQQTLSNGSRPDCTIRMPNGAPPLVIDAKFPLEAWNAIRDAGTPEAGKIAGQQFRRDMEVHIRDISEKYLIQGETQDTAFLFVPSESIFAEIHEHFEPVVQKAHRARIVIVSPSLLMLSIQVIQAVLKDQRMRAQAHLIQGEVAILMDDLSRLDERVRKLQGHFAMAQKDIDMVVTSADKLTKRGAKIEALEFEAGGDAKPARDSEAAAKSVESRTGLLKLRVVDEE; via the coding sequence ATGACCGTCCATTCCGAATCGCTCGCCCTTTCCCTTGCCTCGATCAGCCCGGCCATGCTGGCGCTTGTCGGCGGCGTTCTCGCCGCCCTCGCCCTGCTGGTGATCGTGCTTCTGCTGCGCGGCGCCGGCCTTGGCCGCGAGCAGGCGGAGGAAGCGAACTTTCGCGCTGAGGAAAACGAAGCGCGCATGGGCGAGCTTTTGAAGATCCAGGCAGAGATGCAGGGCCGCATCGCAGCGATGACCGAGGTCTTCGGCGCGCGGCAGAGCGAACTCAACCAGACGATCAGCCAACGCCTCGACGGCATGTCGCAGCGCGTCAGCTCGACGATCACCGAGCAGACCAAATCGACGCATGAGAACCTGCAGCGGCTGCAGGAGCGGCTGGCGGTCATCGATGCCGCGCAGAACAATATCCAGACGCTCGCCAAGGATGTCGTCGGGTTGCAGGCCATTCTGTCCAACAAGCAGACACGCGGCGCCTTCGGCCAGTCGAGAATGGAGACGATCGTCGCCGACGGTCTGCCGATGGGCGCCTATGCCTTCCAGCAGACGCTGTCCAACGGTTCGCGGCCGGACTGCACGATCCGCATGCCGAACGGCGCGCCGCCGCTGGTGATCGACGCGAAATTTCCGCTCGAAGCCTGGAACGCGATCCGCGACGCCGGCACCCCCGAGGCCGGCAAGATCGCCGGCCAGCAGTTCCGCCGCGACATGGAGGTCCATATAAGGGACATTTCCGAGAAATATCTGATCCAGGGAGAAACCCAGGATACGGCCTTTCTCTTCGTGCCGTCCGAATCGATCTTCGCCGAGATCCATGAGCACTTCGAGCCGGTGGTGCAGAAGGCCCACCGCGCGCGCATCGTCATCGTCTCGCCGTCGCTGCTGATGCTGTCGATCCAGGTCATCCAAGCCGTGCTCAAGGATCAACGCATGCGGGCGCAGGCGCATCTGATCCAGGGCGAGGTGGCGATCCTGATGGACGATCTCAGCCGCCTTGATGAGCGGGTGCGCAAGCTGCAGGGCCATTTCGCCATGGCGCAGAAGGATATCGACATGGTGGTCACATCAGCCGACAAGCTCACCAAGCGCGGCGCCAAGATCGAAGCGCTGGAATTCGAGGCAGGCGGCGACGCCAAGCCCGCCCGCGACAGCGAAGCCGCGGCCAAATCAGTGGAAAGCCGCACCGGTCTTCTGAAGCTGCGGGTGGTTGACGAGGAGTGA
- the truA gene encoding tRNA pseudouridine(38-40) synthase TruA, protein MPRFRMTVEYDGGPYVGWQRQENGHSVQGAIEAAVLSLTGETVLVRGAGRTDSGVHAMGQVIHADLSKEWSPYQLQNALNAHLRLAGERVSILDVQAAPEFFDARFSALRRHYLYRIVSRRAPLALEAGKAWWVPKVLDHEVMHAAAQRLVGKHDFSTFRAAHCQANSPVRTLDRLDVTRNGELIEIRATAQSFLHNQIRSFAGTLKLAGEGKWTPDDVEAALKARDRKACGPVAPPDGLYFMQVDYPEVIPDRRRPVTDTDDDLS, encoded by the coding sequence ATGCCGCGTTTCCGCATGACCGTCGAATATGACGGCGGCCCCTATGTCGGCTGGCAGCGGCAGGAAAATGGCCACTCTGTGCAGGGCGCGATTGAGGCGGCGGTGCTGTCACTGACCGGCGAGACGGTCTTGGTGCGCGGCGCAGGCCGTACCGATTCCGGCGTCCACGCCATGGGGCAGGTGATCCATGCCGATCTTTCGAAGGAGTGGTCGCCCTACCAGTTGCAGAATGCGTTGAACGCGCATCTGAGGCTCGCCGGCGAGCGGGTCTCCATCCTCGACGTCCAGGCGGCTCCCGAGTTCTTCGATGCCCGTTTTTCGGCGCTGCGGCGCCATTACCTCTATCGCATCGTCAGCCGCCGGGCGCCGCTGGCGCTCGAAGCCGGCAAGGCCTGGTGGGTGCCGAAGGTGCTCGACCACGAGGTCATGCATGCCGCCGCCCAGAGGCTGGTCGGTAAGCACGATTTCTCCACCTTCCGCGCCGCCCATTGCCAGGCAAACAGCCCGGTGCGCACGCTCGACCGGCTGGATGTGACGCGCAATGGCGAGCTGATCGAGATCCGCGCCACGGCGCAGAGTTTTCTCCACAACCAGATCCGTTCCTTCGCCGGCACGCTGAAGCTCGCCGGCGAAGGCAAATGGACGCCTGATGATGTCGAGGCCGCGCTTAAGGCGCGCGACCGCAAGGCCTGCGGCCCAGTGGCGCCGCCGGACGGGCTCTATTTCATGCAGGTGGATTATCCCGAGGTGATCCCCGATCGCCGAAGGCCGGTCACCGATACCGATGATGATCTGTCATGA
- the fmt gene encoding methionyl-tRNA formyltransferase, whose translation MSLRIIFMGTPEFSVPTLRLLVDAGHRIVAVYTQPPRPGGRRGLDLQKSPVHQAAELLGLPVFTPVNFKDPEERERFRGLNADVGVVVAYGLLLPEAILNGTRDGCYNGHASLLPRWRGAAPIQRAIMAGDAKTGMMVMKMDRGLDTGAVALTREVEIGPNMTAGELHDRLMLVGAKAMAEAMVKLEMNDLPLTPQPEDGVLYAAKIDKAETRIDFSRDAGDVHNHIRGLAPFPGAWFELEIGGKPERVKVLASELAEGQGAAGQLLTDDLVVACGSGAVRLTRLQKAGGKPLAAADFLRGTPLAAGTRLS comes from the coding sequence ATGTCTCTTCGCATCATCTTCATGGGAACACCGGAGTTCTCGGTTCCGACCCTGCGCCTGCTCGTCGATGCCGGACACAGGATCGTTGCGGTCTATACGCAGCCGCCGCGGCCGGGTGGGCGGCGCGGCCTCGATCTGCAGAAATCGCCGGTGCATCAGGCCGCCGAACTGCTCGGCCTGCCTGTCTTCACCCCGGTCAATTTCAAGGACCCCGAGGAGCGCGAAAGGTTTCGTGGCTTGAATGCCGATGTCGGCGTCGTCGTTGCTTACGGGCTATTGCTGCCGGAAGCGATTTTGAACGGCACCCGCGATGGCTGCTACAACGGTCATGCCTCGCTGCTGCCGCGCTGGCGGGGTGCGGCACCCATCCAGCGGGCGATCATGGCCGGCGACGCAAAGACCGGCATGATGGTGATGAAGATGGACAGGGGTCTGGATACCGGCGCCGTCGCACTCACCCGCGAGGTCGAGATCGGCCCGAACATGACGGCTGGCGAGTTGCACGACCGGCTGATGCTGGTCGGCGCCAAGGCGATGGCGGAAGCCATGGTGAAGCTCGAAATGAACGACCTGCCGCTGACGCCGCAGCCCGAAGACGGCGTGCTCTATGCCGCCAAGATCGACAAGGCCGAGACGCGCATCGATTTTTCCAGGGACGCCGGCGACGTACACAATCACATCCGCGGCCTGGCGCCGTTTCCCGGTGCCTGGTTCGAGCTCGAGATCGGCGGCAAGCCGGAGCGGGTCAAGGTGCTGGCGTCCGAGCTGGCTGAAGGGCAGGGTGCGGCCGGGCAATTGCTGACGGATGATCTGGTGGTCGCCTGCGGCTCGGGCGCGGTGAGGCTGACCAGGCTGCAGAAGGCCGGCGGCAAGCCGTTGGCGGCGGCCGATTTCCTCAGGGGCACGCCGCTTGCGGCGGGCACGAGGCTTAGCTGA
- a CDS encoding pyrimidine 5'-nucleotidase has translation MTKIHRTPDKADFEHVTDWVFDLDNTLYPHHVNLFAQIDKNMTAYVAALLQMEREEARKLQKQYYLEHGTTLQGLMIHHGIDPNDFLEKAHAIDYTALTPQPELGEAIKALPGRKFIFTNGSVKHAEMTAEALGILEHFDDIFDIVAADYVPKPAQATYDKFMALKRVETTKAAMFEDLPRNLTVPKALGMQTVLLVPRNLEETVVEWWEKTSGDEDHIDFVTDDLAAFLGKITG, from the coding sequence ATGACCAAGATCCACCGCACGCCTGATAAAGCCGATTTCGAGCACGTCACAGACTGGGTCTTCGACCTCGACAACACGCTCTATCCGCATCATGTCAATCTCTTCGCGCAGATCGACAAGAACATGACCGCCTATGTCGCGGCACTCCTGCAGATGGAGCGGGAAGAGGCGCGCAAGCTGCAGAAGCAATATTACCTCGAGCATGGCACGACGCTGCAGGGCCTGATGATCCATCACGGCATCGACCCGAACGACTTTCTCGAAAAGGCGCATGCGATCGACTACACGGCGCTGACGCCGCAGCCGGAACTCGGCGAGGCGATCAAGGCGCTGCCGGGGCGCAAGTTCATCTTCACCAATGGCAGCGTCAAACATGCAGAAATGACGGCGGAGGCGCTCGGCATTCTCGAGCATTTCGACGACATTTTCGATATCGTCGCCGCCGACTACGTGCCGAAGCCGGCGCAGGCGACCTACGACAAGTTCATGGCGCTGAAGCGGGTCGAAACCACCAAGGCGGCGATGTTCGAGGATCTGCCGCGCAACCTGACGGTGCCGAAGGCGCTCGGCATGCAGACGGTGCTGCTGGTGCCGCGCAATCTGGAAGAGACGGTCGTCGAATGGTGGGAAAAGACCAGCGGCGATGAGGATCATATCGATTTCGTCACCGACGACCTTGCCGCTTTTCTCGGCAAGATTACCGGCTGA
- the dapE gene encoding succinyl-diaminopimelate desuccinylase gives MTATDPVANLQTLIRCPSVTPAEGGALTALEAMLAPLGFAVDRVKASEEGTPEIENLYARLGKDGPHLMFAGHTDVVPVGDEAAWTHPPFAAEISKGELFGRGAVDMKGGIACFVAAVARHIEKNGPPNGSISFLITGDEEGPAINGTIKLLQWAAERGERWDACLVGEPTNPDRLGDMIKIGRRGSLSGKITVHGVQGHAAYPHLADNPVRGMLQLTQALMDPPFDGGTGDFQPSNLEVTTVDVGNPATNVIPAKASASFNIRFNDSWTVETLRAEILRRLDAAAGNGALRPGREPVKYDIVWADRPSHVFLTRNNALIASLSSAVESVAGQSPRLSTTGGTSDARFIKDYCPVVEFGLVGQTMHMVDERVAVADLETLTAIYETFIARWFANAGL, from the coding sequence ATGACCGCTACCGACCCCGTCGCCAATCTCCAGACGCTGATTCGCTGCCCGTCCGTGACGCCCGCCGAAGGCGGCGCGCTCACGGCGCTGGAGGCCATGCTTGCGCCGCTCGGCTTTGCGGTCGACAGGGTGAAGGCGAGCGAAGAGGGAACACCCGAGATCGAAAACCTCTATGCCCGCCTCGGCAAGGACGGCCCGCATCTGATGTTTGCCGGCCATACCGATGTCGTGCCGGTCGGCGACGAAGCCGCCTGGACGCATCCACCTTTTGCAGCGGAGATTTCGAAGGGCGAGCTTTTCGGCCGCGGCGCCGTCGACATGAAGGGCGGCATCGCCTGTTTCGTCGCCGCCGTCGCCCGGCATATCGAGAAAAACGGGCCGCCCAACGGCTCGATTTCCTTTTTGATCACCGGCGACGAAGAAGGCCCGGCGATCAACGGCACGATCAAACTGCTGCAATGGGCGGCCGAACGCGGCGAGCGCTGGGATGCCTGCCTTGTCGGCGAGCCGACCAATCCGGACAGGCTCGGCGACATGATCAAGATCGGCCGGCGCGGCTCGCTGTCGGGTAAAATCACCGTGCACGGCGTGCAGGGCCATGCCGCCTATCCGCATCTTGCCGACAATCCGGTGCGCGGCATGCTGCAGCTGACGCAGGCGCTGATGGACCCGCCGTTTGACGGCGGCACCGGTGATTTCCAGCCGTCGAACCTCGAAGTGACCACGGTCGATGTCGGCAATCCGGCGACCAACGTCATTCCGGCCAAGGCATCCGCAAGCTTCAACATCCGCTTCAACGACAGCTGGACGGTCGAAACGCTGCGCGCCGAAATCCTGCGGCGCCTCGACGCCGCCGCCGGCAACGGCGCGTTGCGGCCGGGCCGCGAACCCGTGAAATACGATATCGTCTGGGCCGACCGGCCGAGCCATGTCTTCCTGACGCGCAACAATGCGCTGATCGCCTCGCTGTCTTCAGCCGTCGAAAGCGTTGCCGGCCAGTCACCGCGGCTTTCGACCACCGGCGGCACATCGGATGCGCGCTTCATCAAGGATTATTGCCCGGTCGTCGAGTTCGGCCTCGTCGGCCAGACGATGCACATGGTCGATGAACGTGTCGCTGTCGCCGATCTGGAGACGCTGACTGCAATCTACGAAACCTTCATCGCCCGCTGGTTCGCCAATGCCGGGCTTTAG